Part of the Labrenzia sp. CE80 genome, CTGCAGGGTCTGCTTGAGGCCCAGAGAGATGCGGCGCTTGACCGGATCGACTTCCAGGATCATCACTTCGACTTCCTGAGAAGTGGAAACGATCTTGCCCGGATGGACGTTCTTCTTGGTCCAGGACATTTCGGAAACGTGGATCAGGCCTTCGATGCCCGGCTCCAGTTCGACGAATGCGCCGTAGTCGGTGATGTTGGTCACGCGGCCGGTGAACTTGGCTTCGACCGGGTACTTGGCTTCGATGCCATCCCACGGATCAGTTTCAAGCTGCTTCATGCCGAGGCTGATGCGATGCGTGTCCTGGTTGACGCGGATGATCTGCACCTTGACGGTCTGGCCGATGGTGAGAACCTCAGAAGGATGGTTGATGCGGCGCCACGCGATGTCGGTGACGTGCAGCAGGCCATCGATGCCGCCCAGGTCGACGAACGCACCGTAGTCGGTGATGTTCTTGACGACGCCTTCGACGGTCTGACCTTCTTCCAGGCTCTGGACCAGTTCCGAACGCTGTTCGGCACGGGTTTCTTCCAGGACGACGCGGCGGGAGACAACGATGTTGCCGCGACGCTTGTCCATCTTGAGGATCTGGAACGGCTGAGGCGTGTGCATCAGCGGCGTTACATCGCGTACCGGACGGATGTCGACCTGCGAACGCGGCAGGAAGGCAACGGCGCCATCCAGATCGACGGTGAAACCACCCTTGACCTGGTTGAAGATCTGGCCGGTGACCTTTTCGTTTGCTTCGAAAGCAACTTCCAGGCGAACCCAGCTTTCTTCGCGGCGAGCCTTTTCGCGCGACAGCACGGCTTCACCGAGCGCATTTTCAACGCGCTCAAGGTAAACTTCGACTTCGTCGCCGACGTTCATTTCGCCGTCGCGGCCCTTGGCGCCGAATTCCTTCAGCGGCACGCGGCCTTCGACCTTAAGGCCGACGTCGATGACGGCGAGGTCTTTTTCGATTGCGACAACAGTGCCCTTTACGACCGCACCTTCATACAGATCGTTCTGGGTAAATGACTCTTCGAGAAGAGCTGCAAAATCCTCGGTAGAGGGATTAAGTTCAGACATTGAAACTCCTGGTGCCTTCCTGGCAGGCCGCCGACGGGTTTGTGTTGCATTGAGGATCCTTAAATCTCCCGGGATACGCGATGCGCGCATCCTTCCACCCTCTTCGAGGATGGGCCGGCGGGGCGAGAGACGGAGGATCCTGTCTCGTCATCAAGACGCCTTAACAGATGTCTTGCCGAGTAATTCCATGTGCTCCGAAGGATCAGACAAATCAGGTAAGTTGAATGCCGATCCAAAACACGAAAGGGGGCACACCAAACATGGCGAACCCCAAGTGCCCGTGAAGGCCTTACGCGTTGCAGGCTTGAGAAACAATATCCACAGCTGCCTGGAACGCCGTCTCTATATCCATTTCCGTCGTGTCAAGCAAGTGTGCATCGTCTGCTTGTTTCATCGGAGCCACGGTTCTCTGACTGTCGCGTTCGTCGCGGCGTTTCAGATCCTCGAGGACAGAGGCATATTCAGCCTCCTGACCCTTGGACACCATTTCCGCCGTCCGCCGCTCGGCACGCGCCTCTGGAGAGGCTGTGACGAACAGCTTCACGGTGGCGTCGGGGCACACGACGGTCCCGATATCACGGCCATCCAGAACAGCGCCCGGAGGTGCCGCGGCAAAGTCTTTCTGCAGGCGGACAAGCTCTTCACGCAGGCCGCCGAGAATAGCAATACGGGAAGCTGCTTCACCGATCTCGTGTGCTGACAGGACGGTCTTGTCGACCTGGGCCAAGTCGAGATTTTGCGCGATCTCGATCGCAACGCCTTCATCGCCGAGCGGCAGGCCCTTGGCCAGCAGGGCCGCTGCCACGGCACGGTAGGTTAGGCCCGTGTCCAGATGGCGTAGCTCGAAGTGTTCTGCGAGCCGACGCGCCAGGGTGCCCTTGCCCGAAGCGGCAGGTCCATCGATTGCAACAATCATGCTGCCTCACTTGGCGTTTCTTGGACTTTAGCGCCCAATTCGCTGAAGAGAGAGGTGAATGTCGGGAAACTCGTCGCAATGACGGCGCCATCATCCGCGGTGACCGGCTTGTGAGAGGCCATGCCGAGAACGAGGAATGACATGGCAATGCGGTGATCAAGGTGCGTGACGACGGTGCCGCCGCCAATATTGTTTGCGCCGCCAGTGACAGTCAGGAAGTCCTCACCTTCAACGCATGGGATGCCATTTGCTTCAAGGCCTCTGGCCACCGCCGCCAGGCGGTCCGATTCTTTGACGCGTAATTCATCAAGACCCGGCATGTGTGTCTCGCCAGTTGCAAACGCTGCGGCAACGGCCAGAACCGGATATTCATCGATCATCGACGGCGCACGTTTCGCAGGCACGGTGATGCCTTTGAGCTGGCTCGCCTTAACTTTGATGTCCCCGATTTCCTCCCCGCCGGAATGGCGGCGGTTGACGATCTCGATATCTCCGCCCATCTCGATCAGCGTCGTGATCAGGCCGGTGCGGTGCTCGTTCAAGAGGATGTTCTCAATGGTCACGTCGGAGCCGGGGATGATCAGCGCGGCAACAATCGGGAAACCGGCAGAGGAGGGGTCTCCCGGAACTTCCAGGTCCTGCGGTTTGAGTTCCGGCTGGCCCTTCAGCTTGATCACTCGCTCTCCGGCATCGTTGAGCGTCACAGAAATGTCTGCACCAAATCCGGCAAGCATCTTTTCAGTGTGGTCCCTTGTGGCGATCGGCTCGATAACGGTTGTTTCGCCGGGGCAGTTGAGGCCGGCGAGCAGAACAGCTGACTTCACCTGTGCAGACGCCATAGGCACCCGGTAAGTCAGTGGCAGGGGCTGCTTTGCGCCGCGGATCGAAGCCGGAAGACGGTCTCCGGATCGCGCAATCACGTTGGTGCCCATTTCTCGGAGCGGATCCAGAACGCGTCCCATCGGGCGCTTGGACAGCGAGCCATCGCCAACAAAGGTAGCGGCGATGTCGTGGGTGCCAAAGATCCCCATCGTCAAACGAACGCCCGTGCCCGCGTTGCCGAAGTCGATAACGCTTTCCGGCTCCAGCAGGCTGCCGAGGCCGATGCCGTCGACGACGTAGAGACCATCATCCTGCCGCTCGATCTTGGCGCCAACCGCACGCATGGCAGCCCCTGTGGCCAAAACGTCTTCCGATTCCAGGAGGCCAGTCACGGTTGTCCTGCCGACGGCCAGGGCGCCGAACATCAACGCGCGGTGGGAAATCGACTTGTCGCCTGGAACCCGGATGGTGCCGGTCAGCGGGCCGGCGGCGCGGGTTGTAAGCGGTTTGGGCGAGGAGCCATGGGACATGCGGTTCGGTTCCGGTCATTCTACTCAACAAAAAGTGCCCCTTGCTATCATGTGGATCACCGTTC contains:
- the rpsA gene encoding 30S ribosomal protein S1, which gives rise to MSELNPSTEDFAALLEESFTQNDLYEGAVVKGTVVAIEKDLAVIDVGLKVEGRVPLKEFGAKGRDGEMNVGDEVEVYLERVENALGEAVLSREKARREESWVRLEVAFEANEKVTGQIFNQVKGGFTVDLDGAVAFLPRSQVDIRPVRDVTPLMHTPQPFQILKMDKRRGNIVVSRRVVLEETRAEQRSELVQSLEEGQTVEGVVKNITDYGAFVDLGGIDGLLHVTDIAWRRINHPSEVLTIGQTVKVQIIRVNQDTHRISLGMKQLETDPWDGIEAKYPVEAKFTGRVTNITDYGAFVELEPGIEGLIHVSEMSWTKKNVHPGKIVSTSQEVEVMILEVDPVKRRISLGLKQTLQNPWDAFAEQFPQGTEVEGEVKNKTEFGLFIGLDGDVDGMVHLSDLDWNRPGEQVIEEYKKGDMVKAVVLDVDVDKERISLGIKQLGGDPMESGAAGEIRKNSIVTCEVIEVTDGGLNVKIADSDLTAFIRRADLSRERADQRPERFAVGEKFDARITQFDKKTRRVTASIKALEIAEEKEAVAQYGSSDSGASLGDILAAAMNKAGDDE
- the cmk gene encoding (d)CMP kinase gives rise to the protein MIVAIDGPAASGKGTLARRLAEHFELRHLDTGLTYRAVAAALLAKGLPLGDEGVAIEIAQNLDLAQVDKTVLSAHEIGEAASRIAILGGLREELVRLQKDFAAAPPGAVLDGRDIGTVVCPDATVKLFVTASPEARAERRTAEMVSKGQEAEYASVLEDLKRRDERDSQRTVAPMKQADDAHLLDTTEMDIETAFQAAVDIVSQACNA
- the aroA gene encoding 3-phosphoshikimate 1-carboxyvinyltransferase, whose amino-acid sequence is MSHGSSPKPLTTRAAGPLTGTIRVPGDKSISHRALMFGALAVGRTTVTGLLESEDVLATGAAMRAVGAKIERQDDGLYVVDGIGLGSLLEPESVIDFGNAGTGVRLTMGIFGTHDIAATFVGDGSLSKRPMGRVLDPLREMGTNVIARSGDRLPASIRGAKQPLPLTYRVPMASAQVKSAVLLAGLNCPGETTVIEPIATRDHTEKMLAGFGADISVTLNDAGERVIKLKGQPELKPQDLEVPGDPSSAGFPIVAALIIPGSDVTIENILLNEHRTGLITTLIEMGGDIEIVNRRHSGGEEIGDIKVKASQLKGITVPAKRAPSMIDEYPVLAVAAAFATGETHMPGLDELRVKESDRLAAVARGLEANGIPCVEGEDFLTVTGGANNIGGGTVVTHLDHRIAMSFLVLGMASHKPVTADDGAVIATSFPTFTSLFSELGAKVQETPSEAA